The Streptococcus pantholopis genome has a segment encoding these proteins:
- the uvrB gene encoding excinuclease ABC subunit UvrB — MIDRKENNRFKLVSKYEPSGDQPKAIAALVDNIEGGEKAQILLGATGTGKTYTMSQVIQQVNKPTLVIAHNKTLAGQLYGEFKEFFPDNAVEYFVSYYDYYQPEAYVPSSDTYIEKDSAINDEIDKLRHSATSALLERNDVIVVASVSCIYGLGSPKEYAEGAVSLRPGLEISRDKLLNDLVDIQFERNDIDFQRGRFRVHGDVVEIFPASRDEHAFRIEFFGDEIDRIREIDSLTGKVLGEADHLVLFPATHFITSEDYMERAIYNIKKEMEEQVKLFEKEGKLIEAQRIRQRTEYDVEMLQEMGYTNGVENYSRHMDGRSEGEPPYTLLDFFPEDFLIMVDESHMTMGQIKGMYNGDRSRKEMLVNYGFRLPSALDNRPLRREEFESHVHQIVYVSATPGDYEREQTDTVIEQIIRPTGLLDPEVEVRPTMGQMDDLLGEINARSEKGERTFITTLTKKMAEDLTDYLKEMGVKVKYMHSDIKTLERTEIIRDLRLGVFDVLIGINLLREGIDVPEVSLIAILDADKEGFLRNERGLIQTIGRAARNSEGHVIMYADTITDSMRRAIDETARRREIQMAYNKKHGIVPQTIKKDIRDLIAITKASDEDGIVAEDLDVSTMTKKERQETIKKLQKEMQEAAELLDFELAAQLRDMVLELKAMD, encoded by the coding sequence TCGTTTTAAACTTGTTTCAAAATATGAGCCTTCGGGCGATCAGCCCAAGGCTATTGCAGCTTTAGTCGATAATATTGAAGGTGGTGAGAAAGCCCAGATTTTGCTGGGTGCAACAGGTACTGGAAAAACCTATACTATGAGTCAGGTTATTCAGCAGGTGAATAAGCCGACACTTGTTATTGCTCATAATAAGACCCTTGCTGGGCAACTTTACGGCGAGTTTAAAGAATTTTTTCCGGACAATGCTGTTGAATATTTTGTTTCTTATTATGACTACTATCAGCCGGAAGCTTATGTACCTTCGAGCGATACTTATATTGAGAAAGACAGTGCGATTAATGACGAGATTGACAAACTTCGTCACTCAGCTACATCGGCCTTACTGGAGCGCAATGATGTAATTGTTGTTGCTTCAGTCAGTTGTATCTATGGTCTGGGTTCACCCAAGGAGTATGCCGAAGGAGCAGTCAGTCTCCGGCCGGGGCTGGAAATTTCACGGGATAAACTGCTCAATGATTTAGTTGATATCCAGTTTGAGCGCAATGATATTGATTTTCAGCGCGGTCGTTTTCGCGTTCACGGTGATGTTGTTGAAATTTTTCCTGCTTCCCGTGATGAACATGCGTTTCGCATAGAATTTTTTGGTGATGAAATTGATCGAATTCGAGAAATTGATAGCCTGACCGGCAAAGTTTTGGGAGAAGCTGATCATTTGGTACTTTTTCCGGCTACTCACTTTATCACCAGTGAAGATTATATGGAGCGAGCTATTTACAATATAAAAAAGGAAATGGAAGAGCAGGTTAAACTTTTTGAGAAAGAAGGGAAATTGATTGAAGCGCAGCGTATCCGGCAGCGAACAGAGTATGATGTTGAAATGCTGCAGGAAATGGGCTATACGAACGGCGTTGAAAATTATTCACGCCATATGGATGGTCGAAGCGAAGGAGAACCGCCCTATACCTTGCTTGACTTCTTTCCGGAAGATTTTTTGATTATGGTTGATGAGAGCCATATGACGATGGGCCAAATTAAAGGGATGTATAACGGGGACCGTTCCCGCAAAGAAATGCTGGTTAATTATGGTTTTCGCCTGCCAAGTGCGCTGGACAACCGGCCCCTGCGCCGCGAGGAATTTGAAAGTCATGTCCATCAGATTGTATATGTTTCTGCGACACCGGGCGACTATGAACGGGAGCAAACCGATACAGTCATTGAGCAAATTATTCGGCCGACCGGTCTTCTTGACCCCGAAGTAGAAGTTCGGCCAACTATGGGGCAAATGGATGATCTGCTGGGAGAAATTAATGCCCGTTCTGAAAAAGGAGAACGAACCTTCATTACCACCTTAACAAAGAAAATGGCTGAAGATTTGACAGACTATCTTAAAGAGATGGGGGTAAAGGTCAAATATATGCACTCGGATATCAAAACGCTGGAACGGACCGAGATTATTCGCGACTTACGCCTAGGCGTTTTTGATGTTCTTATTGGTATCAATCTTCTGCGGGAAGGTATTGATGTACCTGAAGTCAGTCTGATAGCTATCTTAGATGCTGATAAAGAAGGCTTTTTACGCAATGAACGGGGGCTGATTCAGACAATCGGCCGGGCAGCCCGTAATTCAGAGGGGCATGTTATTATGTATGCCGATACTATAACGGACTCGATGAGACGGGCAATTGATGAGACGGCCCGCCGCCGTGAAATTCAGATGGCCTACAATAAGAAACATGGTATTGTGCCTCAAACCATTAAGAAAGATATCCGTGATCTGATTGCTATTACTAAGGCCAGCGATGAAGATGGAATTGTTGCTGAGGATCTGGATGTCTCCACAATGACTAAGAAAGAACGCCAAGAAACAATCAAGAAGCTGCAAAAAGAGATGCAGGAAGCAGCCGAACTTCTTGACTTCGAATTAGCTGCTCAGCTTCGGGATATGGTCTTAGAACTCAAAGCGATGGACTAG
- a CDS encoding ABC transporter ATP-binding protein: MVELNLNHIYKKYPNSNHYAVEDFNLNIKNREFIVFVGPSGCGKSTTLRMVAGLEDITEGELRIDHQLVNDKSPKDRDIAMVFQNYALYPHMSVYDNMAFGLKLRKYAKSDIDKRVKEAAQILGLTEFLERKPADLSGGQRQRVAMGRAIVRDAKVFLMDEPLSNLDAKLRVSMRAEIAKIHRRIGATTIYVTHDQTEAMTLADRIVIMSSSKSPDGSGTIGRIEQIGSPKELYNEPANKFVAGFIGSPAMNFFELTVEKDCLVNNEGLRLGLPAGQAKILASQGYLGKTVIFGIRPEDISTQQIVRETYPEANIEAEVLVSELLGSETMLYAKFGSNEFVSRSDAHDDHQPGEKVSLTLNIAKGHFFDKTTEKRITLPTN, translated from the coding sequence ATGGTTGAATTAAATCTGAATCATATTTATAAAAAGTATCCTAACAGCAACCATTATGCTGTTGAAGATTTTAATCTTAATATAAAGAATCGCGAGTTTATTGTTTTTGTCGGTCCTTCTGGATGTGGTAAATCGACAACTCTGCGAATGGTAGCTGGCCTTGAAGATATTACAGAAGGTGAGCTAAGGATTGATCATCAGCTTGTTAATGATAAATCACCTAAAGATCGTGATATTGCAATGGTCTTCCAAAATTATGCCCTCTATCCTCATATGTCCGTTTACGATAACATGGCTTTTGGTCTAAAACTTCGAAAATATGCCAAATCAGATATTGACAAGCGGGTTAAAGAAGCCGCTCAAATCCTTGGGCTGACAGAATTTTTGGAACGTAAACCTGCTGATCTTTCCGGAGGACAGCGACAGAGGGTTGCTATGGGGCGGGCCATTGTCCGGGATGCTAAAGTATTCCTAATGGATGAGCCCTTATCAAATCTAGATGCTAAACTTCGAGTTTCTATGCGTGCTGAAATTGCCAAGATCCACCGCCGCATTGGTGCCACAACCATTTACGTCACCCATGATCAAACTGAAGCAATGACCTTGGCTGATAGAATCGTTATCATGAGCTCCAGCAAAAGTCCTGATGGTTCAGGAACAATTGGACGTATTGAACAGATTGGCAGCCCTAAAGAACTTTACAACGAACCAGCAAATAAATTTGTTGCCGGTTTCATCGGCAGCCCCGCCATGAATTTTTTTGAACTGACCGTTGAAAAAGATTGCTTGGTTAATAACGAAGGCTTACGCCTTGGTCTGCCGGCAGGTCAAGCTAAAATTCTTGCATCACAGGGATATCTTGGTAAAACTGTCATTTTCGGTATTCGGCCAGAAGATATCTCTACCCAGCAAATTGTTCGAGAGACCTACCCAGAAGCCAACATCGAAGCTGAAGTTCTTGTTTCTGAACTTTTGGGTTCTGAAACGATGCTTTATGCCAAATTTGGAAGCAATGAATTTGTTTCTAGATCCGATGCACATGATGACCATCAGCCTGGAGAAAAAGTTTCCTTAACTCTCAATATTGCTAAAGGCCATTTTTTTGATAAAACTACCGAAAAAAGAATCACTTTGCCCACTAATTAA
- a CDS encoding sugar ABC transporter permease, protein MKNRKNVRLALVYLLLTVLSIIWLFPIAWVVLSSFRGEGTAYVNYFIPKTWTFENYTKLFNQNVFPFGRWFLNTLYVATASCIISTFITVAMAYSLSRIKFKHRNGFLKLALVLNMFPGFMSMIAVYYILKALNLDQTLLALILVYSAGAALNFYIAKGFFDTIPYSLDESAMIDGARRMDIFFKITLPLAKPIIVYTALMAFIAPWIDFIFARVILGDVTSKYTVAIGLFSMLQQDTINNWFLSFTAGSVLIAIPITLLFMFMQKYYVEGITGGSVK, encoded by the coding sequence ATGAAAAATCGTAAGAATGTAAGACTAGCTCTGGTTTATCTGCTTTTGACTGTACTTTCCATTATCTGGCTTTTTCCAATCGCTTGGGTTGTGCTATCCAGTTTTCGCGGTGAAGGCACGGCTTATGTCAACTATTTTATCCCAAAAACATGGACATTCGAAAACTATACCAAGCTCTTCAATCAGAATGTTTTCCCTTTTGGCAGGTGGTTTTTAAACACTCTTTATGTGGCGACTGCCAGCTGTATCATCTCAACTTTTATCACTGTCGCTATGGCTTATTCACTTAGCCGTATCAAGTTCAAGCATCGTAACGGCTTTTTAAAATTAGCTTTAGTGCTTAATATGTTCCCAGGATTTATGAGCATGATTGCTGTTTACTATATTCTTAAAGCACTCAATCTGGATCAGACACTTTTGGCCTTAATTCTTGTTTATTCAGCTGGGGCTGCTCTCAATTTTTATATTGCAAAAGGTTTCTTTGATACCATCCCCTACTCTTTGGATGAATCGGCTATGATTGATGGAGCAAGGCGCATGGATATTTTCTTTAAAATTACCTTGCCCTTGGCTAAACCAATTATTGTCTATACAGCTCTGATGGCCTTTATTGCTCCCTGGATTGATTTCATCTTTGCCAGAGTTATTCTTGGCGATGTCACCAGCAAATATACAGTGGCTATCGGCCTCTTCTCTATGCTGCAGCAAGATACAATTAATAATTGGTTCTTATCTTTTACAGCAGGCTCTGTGCTCATTGCTATTCCAATTACTCTGCTTTTTATGTTCATGCAAAAATATTATGTTGAAGGTATTACCGGAGGATCTGTTAAGTAA
- a CDS encoding carbohydrate ABC transporter permease: MNTSALDLATLPVKESFRKGSWDIRLSFFIMGLANIKNKQFVKGFFFLLSEVCFIIAFISQVIPALKGLVTLGTKEQGTVTKTIDGVKLQVTVNGDNSMLLLIFGLASVIFCLVFAYIYWCSLKSTCHLYVLNKEGKKIPTFKEDLLTLTNGRFHMTLMALPLLGVLLFTVLPLIYMICLAFTSYDHSHLPPKSLFDWVGFVNFGNVFNGRMANTFFPVLSWTLIWAVFATATNFFFGIILALLINTKGLKFKKFWRTIFVITIAVPQFISLLIMRNLLNDAGPVNAFLEKLGFVSAASPLPFLSDPIWAKFSIIFVNMWVGIPVTMLVATGIIMNLPQEQIEAAEIDGANKFQIFKSITFPQILLVMTPTLIQQFIGNINNFNVIYLLTGGGPSNSSFYQAGSTDLLVTWLYNLTVTAADYNLASVIGIIIFVLSAVFSLLAYTRTNSYKEGVVK; this comes from the coding sequence ATGAATACAAGTGCATTGGATTTGGCAACTTTACCTGTTAAAGAATCCTTTAGGAAAGGAAGCTGGGATATTAGACTGTCTTTTTTTATCATGGGATTGGCTAATATCAAAAATAAGCAATTCGTTAAGGGATTTTTCTTTCTCCTCTCTGAAGTTTGTTTTATCATTGCTTTTATCAGTCAGGTTATTCCTGCTCTTAAAGGACTGGTTACACTTGGAACTAAAGAACAAGGTACTGTTACAAAAACAATTGACGGAGTTAAACTGCAGGTAACTGTTAATGGAGATAACTCCATGCTGCTGCTTATTTTCGGTCTGGCTTCTGTTATTTTTTGTTTGGTTTTTGCTTATATTTACTGGTGCAGCCTTAAAAGCACCTGTCATTTGTATGTTCTTAATAAAGAAGGCAAGAAAATTCCTACCTTTAAAGAAGACTTACTGACTTTGACAAACGGGCGTTTCCATATGACTTTAATGGCACTGCCACTACTTGGTGTGCTGCTTTTTACTGTCTTGCCGCTGATTTATATGATCTGTTTGGCCTTTACTAGTTACGATCACAGTCATTTACCGCCCAAAAGCCTCTTTGACTGGGTCGGATTTGTTAATTTTGGCAATGTTTTTAACGGCCGTATGGCCAATACCTTCTTTCCGGTCTTATCATGGACATTGATATGGGCCGTATTTGCAACAGCAACCAATTTTTTCTTCGGTATTATTCTGGCTTTATTGATTAACACAAAAGGCTTAAAGTTCAAGAAATTTTGGCGGACTATTTTTGTTATTACTATTGCTGTCCCTCAGTTTATTTCTTTGTTGATTATGCGCAACCTCCTCAATGATGCAGGACCGGTCAATGCTTTCTTGGAAAAACTTGGTTTCGTTTCTGCTGCCTCACCTCTTCCTTTTTTATCAGATCCAATATGGGCAAAATTTTCGATTATTTTTGTCAATATGTGGGTTGGGATTCCAGTTACTATGCTGGTTGCCACTGGAATTATTATGAATCTGCCGCAGGAACAAATAGAGGCAGCTGAAATTGATGGAGCCAATAAATTTCAAATTTTTAAATCGATCACCTTCCCTCAGATTCTCTTGGTTATGACACCGACATTGATTCAGCAGTTTATCGGCAATATTAATAATTTTAATGTGATTTATCTCTTAACGGGAGGCGGTCCAAGCAATTCCAGCTTCTATCAGGCAGGCAGTACAGATCTCTTAGTTACATGGCTTTATAATCTAACTGTGACTGCTGCAGATTATAATCTGGCTTCCGTTATTGGTATTATTATCTTTGTCCTCTCAGCTGTCTTTAGCTTACTGGCTTACACCAGGACAAATTCTTATAAAGAAGGGGTTGTCAAGTAA
- a CDS encoding extracellular solute-binding protein: MKKWQKIIAGIAGLSLAAAIAATANNQIQVEAASKKTTIKLWVPTGAKKSYQEIVKQFEKENSGYKVKIVESNDSKAQENVKKDPEKAADVFSLPHDQLGQLVESGVIQEIPDQYKEEIQNSATDQAVAGAEYKGKTYAFPFGIESQVLFYNKSQLTAEDVSSYETITTKAKFGATFKSMNAYATAPLFMSVGDTLFGKNGEDVDGTNWGNEAGVSVLQWIADQKSNDGFVNLTAENTMSKFGDGTVAAIETGPWDLSAAQEAIGKDNLGIAVYPTMSIGGKTVQQKAFLGVKLFAVNQAPAGSDTKRIAAAYKLASLLTSAESQKNQFEYEGRNIIPANKEIQASEAVQSNELAQAVITMASSEDYTVVTPKLSQMTAFWTESAALLSDTYNGKIKASDYLTKLKDFDEELADAK; the protein is encoded by the coding sequence ATGAAAAAATGGCAAAAAATCATTGCCGGCATTGCCGGTCTAAGCTTAGCTGCTGCAATAGCTGCAACCGCAAATAACCAGATACAGGTTGAAGCGGCATCAAAGAAGACAACAATTAAGCTGTGGGTTCCCACTGGAGCCAAAAAATCCTATCAGGAGATTGTCAAACAGTTTGAAAAAGAAAATTCAGGCTATAAAGTTAAGATTGTTGAGTCCAATGATTCAAAAGCTCAGGAAAATGTTAAAAAAGATCCTGAAAAGGCTGCTGATGTTTTTTCGCTGCCTCATGATCAGCTGGGACAATTAGTTGAATCTGGTGTTATTCAAGAAATTCCAGATCAATATAAAGAAGAAATTCAAAATAGCGCTACTGATCAGGCGGTTGCTGGCGCTGAATACAAGGGCAAAACTTACGCTTTCCCATTTGGGATCGAATCACAAGTTCTTTTTTACAATAAGTCACAGTTAACAGCAGAAGATGTTAGCAGCTATGAAACAATTACCACAAAAGCTAAATTTGGTGCAACTTTTAAATCAATGAATGCTTATGCTACTGCTCCTCTTTTTATGTCTGTAGGTGATACCCTTTTTGGCAAAAACGGAGAAGATGTCGATGGAACAAATTGGGGAAACGAAGCAGGTGTCTCTGTTCTGCAGTGGATTGCTGATCAAAAATCTAATGATGGTTTTGTTAACTTGACAGCTGAAAATACCATGTCAAAATTCGGCGATGGCACAGTAGCTGCTATCGAGACAGGCCCATGGGATTTATCTGCTGCTCAAGAAGCTATCGGGAAAGACAATTTAGGTATTGCTGTTTACCCAACCATGTCAATCGGCGGTAAGACTGTTCAGCAAAAGGCTTTCCTTGGTGTCAAACTTTTTGCAGTCAATCAGGCTCCTGCTGGTTCTGATACTAAGCGTATCGCAGCTGCTTATAAACTGGCTTCTTTGCTGACAAGCGCCGAAAGTCAAAAAAATCAGTTTGAATATGAAGGACGCAATATTATCCCGGCTAACAAAGAAATTCAAGCATCTGAAGCTGTTCAGTCAAATGAACTAGCTCAAGCAGTTATTACAATGGCCTCTTCAGAAGATTATACAGTAGTAACTCCTAAATTAAGCCAAATGACAGCATTTTGGACAGAAAGTGCAGCTCTTCTCAGTGATACTTATAACGGTAAAATCAAAGCAAGTGATTACCTCACTAAACTAAAAGATTTTGATGAAGAATTAGCAGATGCTAAATAA
- a CDS encoding LacI family DNA-binding transcriptional regulator — translation MVTIKDVAHKAGVNPSTVSRVLKDHQSISIKTKEKVRKAMRELGYVPNVAAQILASGLTYSIGLVFPPLLTPDRLSEPFFMQILSTITNEAKNNDFTVSIATGMTMGDLEKQVQLMYKQKRVDGFIILYSEQDDPIKRYLLANRIPFVIVGAPEGFENQITYIDNDNQLMARTAVEFLYDKGHGKVLFVTDDLQSEVSSERYIGYLKGIMKLGLPSQPPLLFDRKDPATVEHLIDTIRNFQATALIVIGDVLAIRIVQLLSYYELKVPDDLSVITFNNSAYGKLIHPYLTTFDINISSLGSISFKRLLAIIKNPNVELSEKIIVPFTLKERESVRNLRKTI, via the coding sequence GTGGTTACGATAAAAGATGTCGCCCATAAGGCAGGCGTTAACCCTTCAACCGTCAGCCGAGTTTTAAAAGATCACCAATCGATTTCTATAAAAACCAAGGAGAAGGTCAGAAAGGCAATGCGTGAATTGGGCTATGTCCCCAATGTTGCGGCGCAGATACTGGCCAGCGGTTTGACTTACAGTATCGGTCTTGTCTTTCCTCCTCTTTTAACTCCGGATCGTCTCAGTGAACCATTTTTTATGCAGATTTTGTCTACAATTACTAACGAAGCTAAAAATAATGATTTTACGGTTTCGATTGCAACAGGAATGACAATGGGGGATTTGGAAAAACAAGTTCAATTGATGTACAAACAAAAACGAGTTGACGGTTTTATTATTCTTTATTCTGAACAAGATGACCCGATCAAACGCTACTTACTGGCCAATCGGATACCTTTTGTCATCGTCGGAGCTCCGGAAGGTTTTGAAAACCAAATAACCTATATAGATAACGATAACCAGCTTATGGCAAGGACAGCGGTAGAATTTCTGTATGATAAAGGACATGGAAAAGTTCTTTTTGTTACAGATGATTTGCAGTCAGAAGTATCATCAGAGCGCTATATTGGATATTTAAAAGGTATTATGAAATTAGGCTTGCCCAGTCAGCCTCCCTTGCTTTTTGACCGAAAAGATCCAGCAACAGTTGAGCATTTGATTGATACCATTCGCAATTTTCAAGCCACTGCTTTGATTGTTATTGGTGATGTTTTAGCTATTCGAATTGTTCAGCTGCTCTCTTATTATGAGCTTAAAGTACCAGATGATCTTTCTGTTATTACATTTAATAATTCTGCTTACGGAAAACTCATTCATCCTTATTTGACAACTTTTGATATCAATATCAGCAGTTTAGGCTCGATTAGCTTTAAACGTCTGTTAGCTATTATCAAAAATCCGAATGTAGAGCTTAGTGAAAAAATTATTGTCCCCTTCACTTTAAAAGAAAGGGAAAGTGTCAGGAATTTACGCAAGACTATATAG
- the malQ gene encoding 4-alpha-glucanotransferase — translation MEKRASGVLMHISSLPGKFGIGTFGEEAYRFIDFLEETKQTYWQILPLTTTSYGDSPYQSFSAAAGNTHFIDFDLLEEAGFLEKADYQSVDFGQNPEKVDFARIFTARRPILEKAVAAFLAQKDAVLLLDIFEKEAGWLQDFAEFMALKEYFGNKALQEWEDKAAIRRDEAVLANYRLKLKDAINYHKVTQYFFSQQWAALKTYANDKGIKIIGDMPIYVSADSVEVWTMPELFKVDSDKRPLCVAGCPADEFSADGQLWGNPIYAWDKHEETHFTWWVYRIREGLNLYDFLRIDHFKGFSDYWEIRGDYETANDGEWKPGPGRALFDAVKAKLGDDLPIIAENLGYIDERAKQLLEDTAFPGMKILEFGLLDTRGKSTDIPHHYTTNTIAYTGTHDNEVINGWYENLTSDQQHYTDVYTRRQPDEPITQAMLRLLYGSVSSIAISCMQDLLNKSADCRMNVPNTLGSNWQWRMLKDDLTDERKAFLTEITSIYNRKNTDLHQQKDGNHDNTI, via the coding sequence ATGGAAAAACGTGCAAGTGGTGTTTTGATGCATATCAGCTCTCTTCCTGGGAAATTCGGAATTGGAACTTTCGGGGAAGAAGCTTATCGTTTTATTGATTTTTTGGAAGAAACAAAGCAGACTTACTGGCAGATTTTGCCTCTGACTACAACCAGCTACGGGGATTCTCCTTACCAGTCTTTTTCGGCTGCTGCCGGTAATACACATTTTATTGATTTTGATTTGCTGGAGGAAGCTGGCTTCTTGGAAAAGGCCGATTATCAGTCTGTTGATTTTGGACAGAATCCGGAAAAAGTTGATTTTGCTCGGATTTTTACAGCGCGGCGTCCAATTTTAGAAAAGGCTGTAGCCGCTTTTTTGGCACAAAAAGATGCCGTCCTCTTGCTGGATATTTTTGAGAAGGAAGCGGGTTGGCTTCAGGATTTTGCTGAATTTATGGCTCTTAAAGAATATTTCGGCAATAAAGCACTGCAGGAATGGGAGGACAAGGCAGCTATCAGGCGTGATGAGGCGGTTTTGGCGAATTACCGTCTGAAATTGAAGGACGCTATCAACTATCACAAAGTAACACAGTATTTTTTCAGTCAGCAGTGGGCGGCCTTAAAAACCTATGCTAATGATAAAGGAATAAAAATTATTGGTGATATGCCTATCTATGTTTCGGCTGACAGTGTTGAAGTGTGGACGATGCCGGAGCTTTTCAAAGTAGACAGCGACAAGCGCCCTCTTTGCGTGGCAGGCTGTCCGGCTGATGAGTTCAGTGCAGACGGGCAGCTTTGGGGCAATCCTATCTACGCCTGGGATAAGCATGAAGAAACGCACTTTACTTGGTGGGTTTACCGTATTAGGGAAGGCCTCAATCTCTACGATTTCCTGCGCATTGACCATTTTAAAGGCTTCTCAGATTATTGGGAAATCCGCGGTGATTATGAAACAGCCAATGATGGAGAGTGGAAACCGGGGCCTGGACGTGCTTTATTTGATGCTGTTAAAGCTAAACTGGGGGATGATCTACCGATTATTGCTGAGAATCTGGGCTATATTGATGAACGTGCCAAGCAACTTTTGGAAGATACGGCCTTTCCGGGAATGAAGATTCTCGAATTTGGTTTGCTTGATACGCGGGGCAAAAGTACCGACATTCCCCATCACTACACAACTAATACAATCGCTTACACTGGTACTCATGACAATGAAGTTATTAATGGCTGGTATGAAAATCTGACATCGGACCAACAGCATTATACTGATGTCTATACACGCCGTCAGCCTGATGAACCGATTACTCAGGCGATGTTAAGATTGCTTTATGGTTCGGTTAGTAGTATAGCTATCAGCTGTATGCAGGATTTGCTGAACAAATCTGCTGACTGTCGGATGAATGTCCCCAATACTCTGGGCAGCAACTGGCAGTGGCGGATGTTAAAAGATGACCTGACTGATGAAAGGAAGGCCTTCTTGACTGAAATTACCAGTATTTACAACCGTAAAAATACTGATTTACATCAACAGAAGGATGGTAATCATGATAACACAATTTAG